One genomic segment of Candidatus Binataceae bacterium includes these proteins:
- the purD gene encoding phosphoribosylamine--glycine ligase codes for MKVLVIGKGGREHALCWRLHQSQSVWGLFCASGSPGINQLAEPAPISPLDFPTLVAFAGDKKVDLVVVGPDDPLGAGIVDEFNAAGIKIFGPTGAAAQLETSKSFAKSVMRAAGVRTAPYELFDDAAAARRYVSSHDLPLVVKADGLALGKGVTICTDREAALGAITDAMEGGKFGPAGRRVLIEEFLAGEELSFFALCDGEYAIPFGTCQDHKPIFDGDRGPNTGGMGAYSPVPQFSPQLEERIMREIIQPTLREMNARGTPFRGVLFAGLMVNEQAISVIEFNARFGDPECQALMMRFEGDLGALLLAAAEGNLKQVSVNLSPRSAACVVLSSAGYPGTYRKGLPITGIEKIEGNAPSDAKVRWAMKKVRVKVFHAGTALKDGQLVTDGGRVLAVTAMAPSLELAVSSAYEAAQMIEFEGRYMRRDIAHRALSRSDAGRR; via the coding sequence ATGAAAGTCCTGGTAATCGGCAAAGGCGGACGCGAGCATGCGCTCTGCTGGCGGCTGCATCAGAGCCAAAGTGTGTGGGGGCTGTTTTGTGCGAGCGGCAGCCCCGGAATCAATCAGCTTGCCGAGCCGGCTCCCATCTCACCGTTGGATTTTCCCACGCTGGTTGCGTTTGCCGGCGACAAGAAGGTCGATCTGGTTGTGGTCGGGCCTGACGATCCCCTTGGCGCTGGAATCGTCGATGAGTTCAACGCGGCTGGAATAAAAATTTTCGGACCCACCGGGGCCGCCGCGCAGCTCGAGACCAGCAAGTCGTTTGCGAAATCCGTCATGCGCGCGGCCGGGGTTCGCACTGCACCCTACGAACTCTTCGACGATGCAGCCGCGGCACGGCGCTACGTCTCAAGTCACGACCTACCGCTGGTCGTGAAGGCCGACGGCCTCGCCCTCGGTAAGGGAGTCACGATTTGCACCGATCGCGAGGCCGCCCTCGGCGCGATCACTGACGCGATGGAGGGCGGCAAATTCGGCCCAGCCGGACGCCGCGTGCTCATCGAGGAATTCCTGGCCGGTGAGGAGTTATCTTTCTTTGCGCTGTGCGACGGCGAGTACGCGATCCCATTCGGGACCTGCCAGGACCACAAGCCCATCTTCGATGGGGACCGCGGACCAAATACGGGCGGAATGGGCGCGTACTCTCCGGTGCCGCAATTTTCCCCCCAACTTGAAGAGCGCATCATGCGCGAGATCATCCAGCCCACGCTCCGGGAAATGAATGCGCGGGGAACGCCCTTTAGGGGAGTGTTGTTTGCGGGGCTGATGGTGAACGAGCAGGCGATTTCAGTGATCGAGTTCAACGCGCGCTTCGGCGATCCGGAATGCCAGGCCCTGATGATGCGGTTTGAAGGTGACCTCGGCGCCCTGCTGCTCGCCGCAGCGGAAGGCAACCTCAAACAGGTTTCGGTTAACCTGTCGCCCAGAAGCGCGGCCTGCGTGGTACTTTCGTCCGCCGGCTACCCCGGCACCTACCGCAAGGGGCTTCCCATAACCGGCATCGAAAAAATCGAGGGCAATGCGCCTTCGGACGCGAAGGTTCGATGGGCAATGAAGAAGGTCCGCGTCAAGGTTTTCCACGCGGGCACCGCGCTCAAAGATGGCCAACTCGTAACCGATGGAGGTCGGGTGCTCGCCGTTACCGCGATGGCGCCCTCCCTGGAGCTTGCGGTTTCCAGCGCCTACGAGGCAGCGCAAATGATAGAATTTGAGGGCAGGTACATGCGGCGCGATATCGCTCATCGGGCGTTGTCGCGCAGCGATGCCGGCCGCCGCTAA
- a CDS encoding DUF1015 domain-containing protein produces MNRLGARIEPLRGLLYDQRTVGDLTRVLAPPYDVISEAEQRDLYERSPYNVVRLELGRDADRYATAQATLREWVDRGVLRRAERPSLFHYTQRFQVEGRNFVRTGFVVRFRLEDFARGRILPHEKTFPAPKEDRFKLLAATRTNISSIFGLYSGSHPELDRLRAEIMSRTPLIEADDSLGIRNELRAIEAPDEIATVQSALESARLLIADGHHRYETALSYRRERRATEHPSDPQGFDYTMMTLVACDDPGLVVLPTHRIVRRLRPQAMASFAAQAHEVFEVSAVNDRAALHNGLVDGGDGTIGIALAGAQRFFVVRVKNPDATARAIPEAPAEVRSLDVTVLHTLIFDQIFSLTASEIRKGGNLEYTIDANAALDAVRDGRADGAFLVNPPSINEVERVSDAGATMPEKSTYFFPKLATGLVLNPLDD; encoded by the coding sequence ATGAATCGTCTGGGCGCGCGGATAGAGCCCCTGCGGGGCCTCCTCTATGACCAGCGCACCGTGGGCGACCTCACGCGGGTGCTCGCTCCACCCTACGACGTTATCAGCGAGGCCGAACAGCGCGATCTTTACGAACGCAGCCCCTACAACGTGGTTCGCCTCGAGCTCGGGCGTGATGCCGATCGGTACGCCACCGCTCAGGCGACCTTGCGGGAGTGGGTAGACCGGGGTGTGCTACGCCGCGCCGAGCGCCCGTCGCTCTTCCATTATACCCAGCGCTTTCAGGTTGAAGGGCGCAACTTCGTCCGGACAGGGTTTGTCGTGCGCTTTCGGCTGGAGGACTTCGCCCGCGGCCGAATCCTGCCGCATGAAAAGACCTTTCCCGCACCCAAGGAAGACCGTTTCAAGCTGCTCGCCGCGACCCGCACCAACATCAGCTCGATCTTTGGTCTTTATTCCGGCTCGCATCCCGAGCTTGATCGTCTGCGCGCCGAAATCATGTCGCGTACCCCCCTGATCGAGGCCGACGACTCGCTCGGAATCCGCAACGAGCTGCGGGCAATCGAGGCGCCCGATGAAATCGCGACCGTGCAAAGTGCGCTCGAATCGGCGCGGTTACTTATCGCCGACGGGCACCATCGCTACGAAACCGCGCTAAGCTATCGAAGAGAGCGGCGAGCGACGGAGCACCCCAGCGATCCGCAAGGCTTCGACTATACGATGATGACGCTGGTCGCCTGCGACGATCCGGGGCTCGTGGTTCTGCCGACCCATCGCATCGTGCGGCGTCTGCGCCCACAGGCGATGGCGTCGTTCGCCGCTCAGGCGCACGAAGTCTTTGAGGTAAGCGCGGTCAACGACCGCGCCGCGCTGCACAACGGTCTCGTCGACGGAGGAGACGGCACGATCGGAATCGCCCTGGCTGGCGCGCAACGCTTTTTCGTGGTTCGCGTTAAGAACCCCGACGCGACCGCGCGGGCGATTCCGGAAGCGCCAGCGGAAGTGCGGAGTCTCGATGTTACTGTTCTACACACGCTGATCTTCGATCAGATTTTTTCGCTAACAGCATCTGAAATCCGCAAAGGCGGCAACCTTGAGTACACCATCGACGCGAACGCGGCCCTCGACGCGGTCCGCGACGGCCGCGCTGATGGGGCATTCCTTGTGAACCCGCCGTCGATCAACGAGGTCGAGCGGGTGAGTGACGCCGGAGCCACCATGCCGGAAAAATCGACCTACTTTTTTCCGAAGCTGGCGACCGGGTTGGTACTGAATCCGTTGGATGACTGA
- a CDS encoding histidine phosphatase family protein encodes MRPTLILVRHGETEGESSIRYHGRTDVPLSDLGRTQMHAVRAALLELCSPQLRWVFTSPLVRAAEGARLIAGESAELCVLEEFVEVHFGLFEGLTAEEIRERYPEHYAQWNTERLAPGYAYPDGESRRAFAERVIGGVRKMLSLWRPESHLASAALLVAHRGVIRTAVQHLTGNQPSVELGSIQVIELDGGWRATMLDHIGHLKGV; translated from the coding sequence ATGAGACCGACGCTTATTCTCGTGCGCCATGGTGAAACCGAGGGTGAATCCAGTATTCGGTATCATGGGCGTACTGATGTGCCGCTGTCCGATCTCGGGCGCACGCAGATGCACGCAGTGCGGGCTGCGCTCCTGGAGCTGTGTTCTCCGCAATTGCGGTGGGTTTTCACCAGTCCGTTGGTCCGCGCCGCGGAAGGCGCGCGACTCATCGCTGGCGAGTCGGCCGAGCTTTGCGTTCTCGAGGAGTTTGTCGAAGTACACTTCGGCCTGTTCGAAGGGCTGACCGCCGAAGAAATTCGCGAACGCTATCCGGAGCATTATGCCCAGTGGAACACCGAGCGGCTTGCTCCCGGATATGCCTATCCAGACGGCGAAAGCCGCCGCGCCTTCGCCGAACGAGTAATTGGTGGTGTCAGAAAGATGCTGTCGCTGTGGCGACCCGAGTCACACCTCGCATCTGCGGCGCTCCTGGTCGCACATCGCGGCGTGATCCGCACGGCGGTACAACATCTGACGGGCAACCAGCCGAGTGTCGAGCTGGGATCGATCCAGGTCATTGAGCTGGACGGCGGCTGGCGCGCGACGATGCTGGACCATATCGGGCACCTCAAAGGCGTCTGA
- the purH gene encoding bifunctional phosphoribosylaminoimidazolecarboxamide formyltransferase/IMP cyclohydrolase, translating to MDADRVKIHRALLGVSNKDGLAEFAQALANHGVELLSTGGTKAALEGAGIRVKAVEEFTGFPEMLDGRVKTLHPKIHGAILARRDEPSHQRQLRDHGIEPIDLVVVNFYPFENTVARADVSLAEAIENIDIGGPTLVRAAAKNYQDVAIVVDPADYRSFVAELDGNGGTVSAATRWRLMRKAFARVAAYDAAISNWLGTHGGEGELSALGETYSLSLPREQGLRYGENPHQQGALYGHFLEVAEQLHGKELSFNNVFDISSAVNLMLEFQDERQALVAILKHNTPCGVGLGPTLKAAWDKAFATDPDSPFGGIIISNRPWDMEFARAVDELFTEVLIGPAFPDDVLAFLRKKKNRRVMRFHADKVPRAEFDLKKVVGGLLVQTPDLAIENPRDGKVVSRRRPTDAEFRALEFGIKVCKHIKSNAIAFVTDDRTLAVGGGATSRIDPVYAAREKAARLKVSLAGSVLVSEALFPFPDGPTLAAEAGATAIAQPGGAVRDEEVIAAADKYGLAMVFTGIRHFRH from the coding sequence ATGGACGCAGATCGCGTTAAAATTCACCGTGCGCTGCTTGGCGTGTCGAACAAGGACGGACTGGCGGAATTCGCCCAGGCTCTCGCCAACCATGGGGTGGAGTTGCTCTCCACCGGTGGCACGAAGGCTGCGCTCGAAGGCGCGGGCATCAGGGTAAAAGCGGTGGAAGAATTCACCGGATTCCCGGAAATGCTCGATGGTCGCGTTAAGACCCTTCATCCGAAGATCCACGGCGCCATTCTCGCCCGCCGCGACGAACCCAGCCATCAACGTCAGCTGCGAGATCACGGCATCGAGCCGATCGATCTCGTGGTAGTGAACTTCTATCCATTCGAAAACACCGTTGCGCGCGCGGACGTGAGTCTGGCCGAGGCGATCGAGAACATCGACATCGGCGGGCCCACCCTGGTGCGCGCCGCCGCGAAGAACTACCAAGACGTAGCGATCGTCGTAGATCCGGCCGATTACAGATCGTTCGTGGCGGAGCTGGACGGCAACGGCGGCACGGTAAGCGCCGCGACCCGCTGGCGCCTGATGCGCAAGGCGTTCGCGCGCGTCGCCGCGTACGATGCGGCAATTTCAAACTGGCTGGGAACTCACGGCGGCGAAGGCGAGCTGTCCGCACTAGGTGAGACCTACAGCCTCTCGCTGCCCCGCGAGCAGGGCCTCCGCTACGGCGAAAACCCGCATCAGCAGGGTGCGCTGTATGGCCATTTTCTCGAAGTGGCCGAGCAACTCCACGGCAAGGAGCTTTCCTTCAACAACGTGTTCGACATCAGCTCCGCGGTGAACCTGATGCTGGAGTTCCAGGACGAGCGCCAGGCCCTCGTCGCGATCTTGAAGCACAACACGCCCTGCGGAGTCGGTCTTGGGCCGACGCTTAAAGCCGCCTGGGACAAAGCGTTCGCGACCGACCCCGATTCGCCATTCGGCGGAATCATCATCTCGAATCGCCCCTGGGACATGGAGTTCGCGCGTGCGGTCGATGAGCTGTTCACGGAAGTTCTGATCGGACCGGCATTTCCCGACGACGTTCTCGCGTTCCTGCGCAAGAAGAAGAATCGCCGCGTAATGCGGTTTCACGCCGATAAGGTCCCGCGCGCTGAATTCGACCTGAAGAAAGTCGTGGGCGGGTTGCTGGTGCAGACACCCGACCTGGCCATCGAAAATCCTCGCGACGGCAAGGTGGTAAGCCGGCGCAGACCGACCGACGCGGAATTCCGTGCACTGGAATTCGGCATCAAGGTCTGCAAGCACATCAAGTCGAACGCCATCGCATTCGTTACCGACGATCGCACGCTCGCGGTGGGCGGCGGCGCAACCTCGCGCATCGATCCGGTTTACGCCGCCCGCGAGAAAGCCGCACGCCTCAAAGTCTCTTTGGCCGGCTCGGTGCTGGTTTCGGAGGCTTTGTTTCCGTTCCCCGACGGCCCGACCCTGGCGGCCGAGGCGGGCGCCACCGCGATCGCCCAACCGGGCGGCGCGGTCCGTGACGAGGAAGTGATCGCGGCCGCGGACAAATACGGTCTGGCCATGGTGTTCACCGGCATCCGGCACTTCCGCCACTAA
- a CDS encoding antitoxin Xre/MbcA/ParS toxin-binding domain-containing protein, which produces MESEAIANVLGGRKVLGKTVRKPDDLADLIRKGLPASSVRTLAVKLSLGNAALLKKLGIPQRTMTRRLSERSRLTPAESDRTVRFARVYAHTVAMIGDEERAVQWLLTSNRALGGETPLDRLDTDVGAREVEDVAGRIAYGVYS; this is translated from the coding sequence ATGGAAAGCGAAGCCATTGCCAACGTTCTGGGCGGCCGGAAGGTTCTTGGCAAGACCGTAAGGAAGCCAGATGACCTGGCAGATCTGATCCGCAAAGGTCTTCCCGCGAGTTCAGTAAGGACCCTGGCCGTAAAACTCTCGCTCGGCAACGCCGCGCTTTTGAAGAAGCTCGGAATTCCGCAACGGACGATGACTCGCCGTTTGAGCGAGCGGTCGCGGTTGACACCCGCCGAATCCGACCGCACCGTCCGTTTTGCTCGGGTATATGCTCATACAGTTGCGATGATTGGTGACGAGGAAAGGGCTGTTCAATGGCTTCTCACGTCCAACCGAGCGCTCGGCGGCGAAACGCCTCTGGACCGCCTCGATACCGATGTCGGCGCTCGCGAGGTAGAGGACGTCGCGGGCCGGATTGCATATGGCGTATATAGTTGA
- a CDS encoding L-threonylcarbamoyladenylate synthase, producing the protein MPGSSSAKASASHPTISTIQDAIDVLRAGELVVYPTETFYGVAADPSSKSALKRLFAIKGRDAAKTVAMIAADTRSAFSLAREVSPIARRLAECFWPGPLTLVLPAAAQIAPELVGVSGGVGVRVSSHPTARALAAGFERPITATSANRAGESPAKTLADARKALGNKVKVYLEGGTLRTSAPSTVLEVAGDRWRIIREGAVSGRQIAAALAGEALE; encoded by the coding sequence TTGCCGGGTTCTTCTTCTGCCAAGGCCTCCGCATCGCATCCGACGATCAGCACGATCCAGGACGCGATAGACGTTCTGCGTGCCGGTGAGCTGGTCGTCTACCCGACCGAGACTTTTTACGGAGTCGCCGCAGACCCGTCGTCAAAGTCTGCTCTCAAACGACTATTCGCAATTAAGGGACGTGATGCGGCGAAGACCGTCGCTATGATAGCCGCGGATACCCGCTCGGCGTTTTCGCTGGCGCGGGAAGTATCGCCAATTGCACGGCGGCTCGCGGAATGTTTCTGGCCAGGACCGTTGACGCTCGTACTTCCCGCCGCGGCGCAGATTGCGCCGGAGCTGGTCGGTGTAAGTGGAGGGGTGGGAGTGCGGGTATCATCGCATCCGACCGCGCGGGCGCTAGCCGCAGGTTTCGAGAGACCTATCACGGCGACCAGCGCCAACCGCGCCGGCGAGTCCCCCGCAAAAACCCTGGCGGATGCGCGCAAAGCGCTCGGGAACAAAGTTAAAGTATACCTTGAAGGTGGGACTCTGAGGACCAGCGCACCCAGCACGGTTCTGGAGGTGGCAGGCGATCGGTGGCGGATTATTCGGGAAGGCGCCGTGTCGGGTCGCCAGATTGCGGCAGCGCTCGCCGGAGAAGCCTTAGAATGA